One segment of Fructilactobacillus hinvesii DNA contains the following:
- the cdaA gene encoding diadenylate cyclase CdaA, producing MGINWSNILTLHNLSNVLDILVVWILIYELIMLLKGTRSIQLLRGIVVLVIAKVLSWYLGLTMTSWILDQVINWGVIGCIVIFQPEIRRGLEKLGQQSMFKQSQQANERTEKLIKALDGAIQYLSKRRIGALIAIQMKTGLEEWIEKGIALDADVSSELLINIFIPNTPLHDGAVIIKDNRIAAANAYLPPSDSNLIPRELGTRHRAAVGLSEVTDAITIVVSEETGEVSFTQNNELLRGMSQEDYLKYLRSHLLRPNQKKTWRSELHDIFAKLMGGGK from the coding sequence ATGGGAATCAATTGGAGTAACATTCTCACACTGCACAATTTAAGCAACGTCTTGGATATTTTGGTGGTGTGGATTTTAATTTATGAGTTAATCATGCTGTTGAAGGGTACCCGTTCCATCCAGCTCTTGCGCGGAATTGTGGTCTTGGTAATTGCCAAAGTTTTGAGTTGGTACCTTGGGTTGACGATGACGTCTTGGATTTTAGACCAAGTTATCAATTGGGGAGTGATCGGCTGTATCGTGATCTTTCAACCAGAAATTCGGCGCGGTCTGGAGAAACTGGGCCAACAGTCTATGTTCAAACAGTCACAGCAGGCTAACGAACGGACTGAGAAGTTGATTAAGGCACTTGATGGAGCGATTCAATACCTTTCGAAACGGCGGATTGGGGCTTTGATCGCGATTCAGATGAAAACTGGATTGGAAGAGTGGATTGAAAAGGGAATTGCGTTGGACGCGGATGTTTCAAGTGAACTTTTGATCAACATTTTTATCCCCAATACTCCCTTGCACGACGGGGCGGTAATCATCAAAGATAATCGGATTGCAGCTGCCAATGCCTATTTACCGCCATCAGATAGCAATTTGATTCCTCGAGAACTGGGAACCCGCCACCGGGCTGCCGTTGGGTTGTCAGAAGTTACGGACGCCATTACGATTGTGGTTTCAGAAGAAACGGGCGAAGTTTCGTTTACCCAAAACAACGAGTTATTACGTGGGATGAGTCAGGAAGATTACTTAAAGTACCTCCGGAGTCACCTGTTGCGTCCGAACCAGAAAAAGACCTGGCGCAGTGAACTGCATGACATCTTTGCCAAGCTCATGGGAGGTGGAAAGTAA
- a CDS encoding DUF1361 domain-containing protein, with protein sequence MTSRKKWQVRLFFIVWLVFIKLFIKDSLFGFLLLNTFLGYLPIELSFHIGKPKQNVLIFWFLTLVWILFYPNAPYILTDLLHLSWLHPNDINGMLKLDGHIWFLYTCLLISALTCAFLGFWSLIHVAKAITAKLHVATSFTTMLVTCGLIFLSSIGLYIGRFLRVHTVYLIANPKFYMHMFANMWNREMLIFVILMTIIQLVIYWIYTIMQDRD encoded by the coding sequence ATGACCAGCAGAAAAAAATGGCAAGTCCGCTTATTCTTCATCGTGTGGCTTGTCTTCATCAAACTCTTTATTAAGGACTCGCTCTTTGGATTCCTCCTATTAAACACCTTTTTAGGCTATCTTCCAATTGAACTGAGCTTTCACATCGGCAAGCCCAAACAAAACGTGCTGATTTTTTGGTTCCTCACCCTCGTTTGGATCCTCTTTTATCCAAACGCTCCGTATATCTTAACTGATCTCTTACACCTCTCGTGGCTCCATCCGAACGATATTAACGGCATGTTAAAGTTGGATGGCCACATTTGGTTTTTATATACCTGCCTGCTCATCAGCGCGCTAACCTGTGCCTTTTTAGGTTTTTGGAGTCTGATTCACGTGGCCAAGGCGATTACCGCCAAGCTTCACGTTGCAACCAGTTTCACTACAATGTTAGTTACCTGTGGCTTAATCTTTTTGAGTTCAATCGGGCTCTACATCGGTCGGTTTCTCCGGGTGCATACCGTTTATCTCATTGCTAACCCGAAATTTTACATGCACATGTTCGCAAACATGTGGAATCGAGAAATGTTAATTTTCGTCATTTTAATGACCATCATTCAACTCGTCATTTACTGGATCTACACCATCATGCAGGATCGCGACTAA
- the murB gene encoding UDP-N-acetylmuramate dehydrogenase yields the protein MTVDLTTKFTDFKILKHEPLAHYSWTKTGGPADFLAFPETDQQVEELVQYADQLHMPVTVLGNASNLIVRDGGIRGLTIILTAMHAIHVDGDRVLAEAGAAYIETTKVAQQAGLTGLEFAAGIPGSIGGGVFMNAGAYGGETEYVLESATVLTQEHTVEVWSHDQLEFGYRHSSIQDRDAIVLAATFKLRPGNKCLIQHEMNHLNYLRKSKQPLEYPSCGSVFKRPKGHFAGKLIHEAGLQGYRAGGAEVSKKHAGFIVNVDHATATDYLHVIQHVQATVFRQTGIHLETEVRIIGESN from the coding sequence ATGACAGTTGATTTAACCACTAAATTTACCGATTTTAAAATTTTAAAGCACGAACCATTAGCCCACTATTCCTGGACTAAGACTGGTGGACCAGCTGACTTTTTGGCCTTTCCAGAAACTGATCAACAGGTGGAAGAATTGGTGCAGTACGCCGACCAGCTCCACATGCCCGTAACCGTGTTGGGGAACGCTAGTAACCTGATTGTCCGGGATGGAGGAATTCGGGGGCTCACCATTATTTTAACGGCAATGCATGCTATTCACGTTGATGGAGACCGGGTTCTTGCTGAAGCCGGAGCTGCTTACATTGAAACCACGAAGGTGGCACAACAAGCCGGGTTAACCGGGTTAGAGTTTGCGGCGGGAATTCCGGGCAGCATTGGGGGCGGAGTTTTTATGAACGCGGGTGCCTATGGAGGTGAAACCGAGTACGTGCTAGAATCTGCGACCGTTTTAACGCAGGAGCACACGGTTGAGGTCTGGTCGCATGATCAGCTAGAATTTGGCTATCGGCATAGTTCGATTCAAGATCGGGACGCAATTGTCCTCGCTGCGACCTTTAAATTGCGGCCCGGAAACAAGTGCTTGATTCAACACGAGATGAATCATTTAAACTACTTACGTAAGTCCAAGCAGCCACTTGAATACCCGTCCTGTGGGAGTGTCTTTAAACGACCAAAGGGTCACTTCGCAGGAAAATTAATTCACGAAGCAGGATTGCAGGGATATCGAGCTGGTGGTGCTGAAGTTTCAAAGAAGCACGCGGGTTTTATTGTTAACGTGGATCACGCCACGGCAACTGACTACCTGCACGTGATTCAACATGTGCAAGCAACGGTTTTTCGCCAAACGGGAATTCACTTAGAAACGGAAGTTCGCATTATCGGTGAATCAAATTAA
- a CDS encoding 3'-5' exonuclease, with amino-acid sequence MNFIAIDFETAASQRASACSVALTVVRDNQVVDEFYSLINPETSFNWRNVQVHGIHQRDVQQAPTFPAIWEIIKPFFKPHRLVIAHNNRFDNSVLKKSIERYGLLVPHYQTLDTVKTAKQFYPEFPNHKLNTVSERLGITLNHHHNALDDSRACAQILLTERKQFGSAALQPFITNV; translated from the coding sequence ATGAACTTTATTGCCATTGATTTTGAAACCGCGGCGAGTCAACGCGCGAGCGCTTGTTCCGTAGCCCTCACCGTTGTTAGAGACAATCAGGTCGTGGACGAATTTTATTCCTTAATTAATCCTGAGACGTCCTTTAACTGGCGTAACGTCCAGGTTCATGGAATTCACCAGCGCGACGTTCAACAGGCCCCAACGTTTCCCGCCATCTGGGAAATTATCAAACCCTTCTTCAAGCCCCATCGATTGGTAATTGCCCATAACAACCGGTTTGACAATAGCGTTTTAAAAAAGAGTATCGAACGGTATGGGCTTTTAGTGCCCCATTATCAAACCTTGGATACCGTTAAGACTGCCAAACAATTCTATCCAGAATTTCCTAACCATAAGCTAAACACCGTCAGTGAGCGGCTGGGCATTACCCTCAATCACCACCATAATGCCCTTGACGACAGCCGCGCCTGTGCCCAAATTTTACTAACCGAACGGAAACAATTTGGAAGTGCCGCGCTACAACCATTCATAACCAACGTTTAA
- a CDS encoding GNAT family N-acetyltransferase: protein MSDEVQLRAARATDATALLTLVAQLRHETKLITVDDNLDHQTPAAEAAALERLNASGTNLVVVAALGAELIGLVTITQTSSITGELGIAVLNAYQGLGLGSALLEMALDWFETQSQLSELVLTVKPSNTRAQHLYHQAGFQTTATTETLITMHRRK, encoded by the coding sequence ATGAGTGATGAAGTACAATTACGGGCTGCTCGCGCTACTGATGCGACTGCGTTATTAACCTTGGTTGCCCAGCTTCGACATGAAACTAAGTTAATCACGGTTGATGATAATCTAGACCACCAGACCCCGGCAGCGGAAGCGGCTGCTTTAGAACGATTAAACGCCTCTGGCACGAACTTGGTGGTCGTGGCAGCGCTTGGAGCCGAGTTGATCGGACTAGTCACGATTACCCAAACTAGTTCAATCACTGGGGAGCTCGGGATTGCTGTTTTGAATGCCTACCAGGGCTTGGGCTTAGGTAGTGCACTTTTAGAGATGGCCTTGGACTGGTTTGAAACTCAGAGTCAGTTATCCGAGTTAGTCTTAACGGTTAAACCTAGTAATACCCGGGCGCAACACCTTTACCACCAGGCAGGATTTCAAACGACTGCTACTACAGAGACGCTAATCACCATGCACCGGAGGAAATAA
- the tsaE gene encoding tRNA (adenosine(37)-N6)-threonylcarbamoyltransferase complex ATPase subunit type 1 TsaE has translation MKKEGTLTTPAATEALGRKLAEQLQAGDVILLDGDLGAGKTTLTKGIARGLGIKQTVKSPSFPIIREYQSGRLPLYHMDVYRLETGGAADLGLDEYFDSDGVSVVEWSQFAAQELPTDYLRIQIDRQDDIAPDYRHVTLRAHGDRFVTLLTKLELPHE, from the coding sequence ATGAAAAAGGAAGGAACGCTCACCACGCCGGCAGCAACGGAGGCATTGGGTCGGAAACTAGCTGAGCAGTTGCAAGCAGGGGACGTGATCCTGCTGGATGGAGACCTCGGAGCCGGTAAAACAACGCTGACCAAGGGAATTGCTCGGGGACTCGGAATTAAGCAAACGGTGAAAAGTCCGAGTTTCCCCATCATTCGCGAATATCAATCAGGGCGATTGCCCCTCTACCACATGGATGTTTACCGGCTTGAGACCGGTGGGGCCGCCGATTTAGGCCTGGACGAATACTTTGATAGCGACGGAGTTAGTGTTGTGGAGTGGTCGCAATTTGCAGCCCAGGAGCTGCCGACGGATTACCTACGAATTCAAATTGATCGGCAGGATGATATTGCTCCTGATTATCGGCATGTAACGTTACGGGCGCATGGCGACCGCTTTGTAACGTTACTCACAAAGCTGGAGCTGCCTCATGAGTGA
- the pta gene encoding phosphate acetyltransferase, with protein sequence MDLFASLTAKIKGQGTRIVFPEGTDERIISAAHRLQEEDLVKPILLGTEAEVTASARKVNVNLDDVEILDYQNIDSEQTEAMVQAIVDRRGGKTSAMEALEWLKDPNYFGTTMVYMGQADGMVSGAIHPTGDTIRPALQIIKTKPDVNLISSAFIMQKADARFIFADCAININPNEDQLAEIALESAKTAQLFDVDPKVAMLSFSTKGSAKGAEVEKVQKATEIAQQQNPDLPLDGELQFDAALVPAVAKAKAPDSAVAGGATVFVFPDLQSGNIGYKIAQRLGEFEAIGPILQGLNKPVSDLSRGCNAVDVYKVAIITATQAL encoded by the coding sequence ATGGATTTATTTGCAAGTTTAACTGCTAAAATTAAGGGACAAGGGACGCGAATTGTTTTTCCAGAAGGAACGGACGAACGGATTATCAGCGCTGCGCACCGTTTACAGGAAGAGGATTTAGTTAAACCCATTTTATTGGGAACCGAAGCAGAGGTCACGGCAAGCGCTCGCAAGGTGAATGTAAACCTTGATGACGTGGAAATTTTGGATTACCAAAACATCGATAGTGAACAAACCGAAGCCATGGTGCAAGCCATCGTGGACCGCCGGGGAGGTAAAACCTCTGCAATGGAGGCTCTAGAATGGTTAAAGGATCCAAACTACTTTGGAACCACGATGGTCTACATGGGACAAGCAGACGGAATGGTCTCTGGGGCCATTCATCCTACTGGAGACACAATTAGACCAGCCCTCCAAATTATCAAAACTAAACCGGATGTAAACTTGATTAGTAGCGCATTCATTATGCAAAAAGCGGATGCCCGCTTTATTTTCGCAGACTGTGCGATTAACATTAACCCCAACGAAGATCAGCTAGCTGAAATTGCCCTGGAAAGTGCCAAGACGGCTCAGTTGTTTGACGTTGATCCTAAAGTAGCAATGCTTAGCTTTTCAACGAAAGGTTCAGCCAAGGGAGCCGAAGTAGAAAAGGTGCAAAAAGCTACCGAAATTGCACAGCAACAAAATCCAGATCTGCCGTTAGACGGAGAATTGCAGTTTGATGCTGCCCTTGTTCCAGCCGTTGCAAAAGCCAAAGCGCCTGATTCAGCTGTTGCTGGAGGTGCCACCGTCTTTGTGTTCCCCGATCTCCAATCCGGTAACATTGGTTACAAGATTGCCCAACGACTGGGGGAATTTGAAGCCATTGGACCAATTTTACAGGGGCTTAACAAACCGGTTTCTGACCTTTCTCGCGGTTGCAATGCCGTTGATGTTTACAAGGTAGCCATTATCACGGCTACTCAAGCCTTATAA
- a CDS encoding uracil-DNA glycosylase, giving the protein MKRFIDNDWWPVLEPEFQKPYYQQLRQFLVHEYQTQTIYPAMQRIFQAFEWTPFSETKVVILGQDPYHGPHQAIGLSFAVEPNVAVPPSLRNIYKELENDLGIKPVNHGYLKHWADQGVLLLNSVLTVRDGQAFSHQGHGWEQLTDYAIQKLSERPEPVVFILWGRSARNKIKLIDQETNVVIQSAHPSPLSANRGFFGSRPFSKTNAALTAMGEAPIDWQLPEHVTMTN; this is encoded by the coding sequence ATGAAACGGTTTATTGATAACGACTGGTGGCCGGTCCTGGAGCCGGAATTTCAAAAGCCTTACTACCAGCAATTACGTCAGTTTTTGGTACATGAATACCAGACCCAGACCATTTATCCGGCCATGCAACGTATTTTTCAGGCCTTTGAGTGGACGCCATTTTCAGAAACGAAAGTGGTTATTTTGGGCCAAGATCCATACCATGGACCACATCAGGCCATTGGATTGAGTTTTGCGGTGGAACCAAACGTTGCTGTCCCCCCGTCGTTACGCAACATTTATAAAGAATTAGAAAACGATTTGGGGATTAAACCAGTGAATCATGGCTATTTGAAGCACTGGGCCGATCAAGGGGTCTTACTCCTCAACTCGGTGTTGACCGTCCGTGACGGTCAGGCGTTTTCACACCAGGGTCACGGTTGGGAACAACTGACGGACTATGCGATTCAAAAACTATCTGAACGTCCAGAACCAGTTGTTTTCATTTTGTGGGGTCGCTCAGCGCGTAATAAAATCAAGCTGATTGATCAGGAAACCAACGTTGTGATTCAATCTGCTCATCCCAGTCCGCTGTCTGCCAATCGTGGCTTCTTTGGTTCGCGACCATTTTCAAAAACCAATGCGGCACTAACAGCCATGGGAGAAGCCCCGATTGATTGGCAATTACCTGAACACGTAACAATGACAAATTAG
- the smpB gene encoding SsrA-binding protein SmpB — MAHTKRKPQTDNAVATNRKARHDYFIEQTYEAGLVLTGTEIKSVRERRVNLKDGFVSIRNGEAYLMNVHINEYTEGNQFNHDPLRNRKLLLHKKEIKHLEDAVQTKGVTVVPLKMYLKHNFAKVLIGVAKGKHSYDKREAIKRRDQQRQIDRVMKHY; from the coding sequence ATGGCGCATACGAAACGGAAGCCCCAAACTGATAACGCGGTGGCTACGAACCGCAAGGCCCGCCACGATTATTTCATTGAACAGACGTACGAAGCGGGATTGGTACTCACGGGAACGGAAATTAAATCGGTCCGTGAGCGCCGGGTCAACCTGAAGGATGGTTTCGTTTCCATTCGCAACGGGGAAGCCTACCTGATGAACGTCCACATTAATGAGTACACCGAGGGGAATCAATTTAATCACGATCCGTTGCGCAACCGGAAGTTATTGTTGCACAAAAAGGAGATTAAACACCTTGAGGATGCTGTGCAAACTAAGGGAGTAACGGTGGTCCCCCTTAAGATGTATTTGAAGCATAACTTTGCCAAGGTCTTAATTGGAGTGGCCAAAGGGAAACATAGCTATGACAAACGAGAAGCCATCAAGCGCCGCGATCAGCAACGGCAAATTGATCGGGTGATGAAACATTATTAA
- the rnr gene encoding ribonuclease R, which yields MQDNKLQQEIAELLQTHPNEQFDVEKIADQLRYHGSAAFKLIVQELAELERARVVVVTNDGNFKINPQELSHEGVFHSNPKGFGFVAYDEQLPDAFIAPDDTMKAMNLDKVQMQITKGSQKNSDRGPQGKVVEIVDHHYDHVVGEFLKTDDDLGYLGQVKLRDKKLTGMKFYVADAGLHPTPGEVITADITEYPNAKHPDYMVGVAKQVIGSVDDPGIDILQIVYANDVPSQFPEDVLEAADEIPDHVLPEETKGREDITDQDLVTIDAEESKDLDDAVTAWKLPNGNYHLGVHIADVSHYVKPGSLLDEEAYKRGTSVYLTDRVIPMLPRRLSNGICSLNEGELRLCMSCEMEITPQGRVIKSRIHPSVMKSAARMTYNAVNEILENHDPETRAHYAGLVPMFETMNELHQILYKARRRRGAIDFADDEAKIIVDEAGHPIDIQVRTRGTAERLIESFMLAANETVAETYHKSKVPFIYRIHENPDPTRIKDFFEFLTAFGINVKADPDHLQPKTLQNILTKVEGKPEEAVVSVMLLRSMQQAKYNEKCVGHFGLGAKYYTHFTSPIRRYPDMFIHRLIHYYEDHGINDQTKQTYADVVSDIAVHASETERRAVDTERDVDAMMKAEYMSNKIGEEFDGVVSSVLKFGAFIELPNTVEGLVHISRMTDDYYEYVEKYMALVGRNTKRTFKIGQDVRVKCVGVDVDQSTVDFEIVDPEKTPTSELLPKRAHHSNQKRRYNNDSRRPGNRNGSNQHRNHNNQKPNQKQDHKHQFTIQKRK from the coding sequence GTGCAAGATAATAAATTACAACAAGAAATCGCTGAACTGCTCCAAACGCATCCAAATGAACAGTTTGACGTGGAAAAAATTGCGGATCAACTCCGCTACCATGGCTCAGCGGCCTTTAAACTAATCGTGCAAGAACTAGCTGAATTAGAACGGGCGCGTGTGGTCGTGGTGACTAACGACGGCAATTTCAAAATTAACCCGCAAGAACTCTCACACGAGGGGGTTTTTCACTCTAATCCGAAGGGATTTGGGTTCGTAGCCTACGACGAACAGTTGCCGGATGCCTTTATTGCTCCCGATGACACCATGAAAGCGATGAATCTGGATAAGGTCCAGATGCAAATCACCAAGGGATCCCAAAAGAACTCCGATCGAGGGCCCCAGGGAAAAGTCGTTGAAATTGTTGATCACCACTACGATCACGTGGTGGGTGAATTTTTAAAAACTGACGATGACTTGGGCTACCTTGGTCAGGTAAAACTCCGGGACAAGAAATTAACCGGAATGAAATTTTACGTAGCCGATGCAGGGTTACACCCGACGCCCGGAGAAGTGATAACGGCCGATATTACCGAATATCCAAATGCTAAACATCCAGATTACATGGTCGGTGTGGCCAAGCAGGTGATCGGGAGTGTTGATGATCCGGGAATTGATATTCTCCAAATTGTCTATGCGAATGACGTTCCTTCCCAATTTCCAGAGGACGTGCTTGAGGCTGCGGATGAAATTCCAGATCACGTGCTCCCCGAAGAAACAAAAGGACGCGAAGACATTACCGATCAGGATCTCGTTACGATTGATGCCGAAGAATCTAAGGACTTGGATGATGCCGTAACCGCCTGGAAGTTACCTAATGGGAATTATCACTTAGGGGTTCACATCGCAGACGTGAGTCACTACGTAAAACCTGGGAGCTTGTTAGACGAAGAAGCCTACAAGCGGGGGACTTCCGTTTACTTAACTGACCGGGTTATTCCTATGCTGCCCCGTCGTTTATCAAACGGAATTTGTTCTCTAAACGAGGGCGAACTCCGGTTGTGTATGAGTTGTGAAATGGAAATTACACCCCAGGGGCGGGTCATTAAATCCCGGATTCACCCTAGTGTAATGAAGTCCGCGGCGCGCATGACCTACAACGCTGTTAACGAGATTTTGGAAAATCATGATCCAGAAACCCGGGCGCACTACGCTGGTTTGGTGCCGATGTTTGAAACCATGAACGAGTTGCACCAGATTCTGTACAAGGCGCGGCGGCGCCGGGGCGCAATCGATTTTGCTGATGATGAAGCTAAAATTATCGTAGACGAAGCCGGGCACCCGATTGACATTCAAGTTCGGACCCGGGGAACGGCCGAACGGTTAATTGAATCATTCATGCTAGCTGCTAACGAAACGGTGGCAGAGACTTACCATAAGTCAAAGGTTCCGTTCATCTACCGAATTCACGAAAATCCAGATCCAACCAGGATTAAGGACTTCTTTGAATTCTTAACGGCCTTTGGAATTAACGTCAAAGCCGATCCGGATCACTTACAACCGAAGACGTTGCAAAACATTTTGACCAAGGTCGAAGGAAAACCCGAAGAAGCCGTGGTTTCCGTGATGCTGTTGCGGAGCATGCAACAGGCTAAGTATAATGAAAAGTGTGTTGGGCACTTTGGGTTGGGAGCTAAGTATTACACGCACTTTACTTCCCCAATTCGTCGGTACCCTGATATGTTTATTCACCGCTTGATTCATTACTATGAAGACCACGGCATTAATGACCAAACTAAGCAAACTTATGCTGACGTGGTAAGCGATATTGCCGTGCATGCTTCTGAAACGGAACGGCGGGCCGTAGATACGGAACGTGACGTTGATGCCATGATGAAAGCTGAGTACATGAGCAACAAGATTGGCGAAGAATTTGATGGGGTAGTGAGCTCCGTGTTGAAATTTGGGGCCTTCATTGAGTTGCCAAATACGGTCGAAGGACTGGTTCACATCAGCCGGATGACCGATGACTATTACGAATACGTGGAAAAATACATGGCGCTCGTGGGTCGGAATACAAAACGGACCTTTAAGATTGGTCAAGACGTGCGGGTCAAGTGTGTGGGAGTTGACGTGGATCAGAGTACGGTCGACTTTGAAATCGTTGATCCAGAAAAAACGCCTACCAGTGAGCTGCTACCTAAACGAGCACATCACAGTAACCAAAAACGGCGGTATAACAATGATAGTCGGCGTCCAGGAAATCGTAATGGTTCTAACCAACACCGCAATCACAACAATCAAAAGCCCAATCAGAAGCAGGATCATAAACACCAATTTACAATTCAGAAACGAAAATAA
- the secG gene encoding preprotein translocase subunit SecG yields MTNVLMIILWIVSVLIIVAVLMQPSKNNDAMASFTGGASDLFSESKSRGFESFIQKVTVGLGILFFAIALVLMWIAQH; encoded by the coding sequence GTGACTAATGTATTGATGATTATCCTGTGGATCGTAAGCGTGCTCATTATTGTAGCCGTGTTAATGCAACCTTCCAAGAATAACGATGCCATGGCATCATTTACCGGTGGGGCTAGCGACCTATTTTCAGAATCAAAATCCCGGGGCTTTGAATCATTTATCCAAAAAGTAACGGTGGGATTAGGAATTTTGTTCTTTGCGATCGCCCTCGTTTTAATGTGGATTGCGCAACATTAA
- the eno gene encoding phosphopyruvate hydratase: MSIISDVYAREVLDSRGNPTVEAEVYTEDGAMGRGIVPSGASTGEHEAVELRDGDKNRFMGKGVTKAVANVNDKIAKEVIGYDVTDQLGIDQAMIKLDGTPNKAKLGANAILAVSIAVARAAADELGTPLYNYLGGFDAHVLPTPMMNVINGGKHANNKVDFQEFMIMPVGAPTLREAVRMGSETFHNLKAILNERGYSTAVGDEGGFAPNLKNNEEPFEILVEAIERAGYKPGKDICIAFDCAASEFYNTETKKYDLVGDGKSYTASEFVALLDSLVEKYPIISIEDPLDENEWEDWKVATAELGKKVQIVGDDLFVTNTEYLEKGIKMHVANSILIKLNQIGTLTETVNAVNMAKEAGYTAIISHRSGETEDTTIADLVVALNAGQIKTGSMSRGERIAKYNQLMRIEDQLGSVAQYKGIHSFYNLDYDARENIINK, from the coding sequence ATGTCAATTATTTCTGATGTATATGCACGTGAAGTCCTTGACTCTCGTGGTAATCCAACGGTTGAAGCTGAAGTTTACACTGAAGACGGCGCAATGGGACGCGGAATCGTTCCTTCTGGTGCCTCAACTGGTGAACACGAAGCCGTTGAATTACGTGATGGCGACAAAAACCGCTTTATGGGTAAAGGGGTGACGAAGGCCGTTGCTAACGTAAACGATAAGATCGCTAAGGAAGTTATCGGTTACGATGTTACTGATCAACTTGGCATTGACCAAGCCATGATTAAGTTAGACGGTACTCCTAACAAAGCTAAGTTAGGTGCCAACGCAATTTTAGCCGTTTCCATCGCCGTTGCTCGTGCAGCTGCTGATGAATTAGGCACTCCTTTATACAACTACTTGGGTGGATTTGACGCTCACGTCTTACCAACTCCAATGATGAACGTTATCAATGGTGGAAAGCACGCCAACAACAAGGTTGACTTCCAAGAATTTATGATTATGCCAGTTGGTGCTCCAACGTTACGTGAAGCCGTCCGGATGGGTTCTGAAACGTTCCACAACTTAAAGGCTATCTTAAATGAACGTGGTTACTCCACGGCCGTTGGTGATGAAGGTGGATTTGCTCCTAACCTGAAGAACAACGAAGAGCCATTTGAAATTTTGGTAGAAGCCATTGAACGAGCTGGTTACAAGCCTGGCAAGGACATCTGCATTGCCTTTGACTGTGCTGCTTCTGAATTCTACAACACGGAAACGAAGAAGTATGATTTAGTGGGAGACGGCAAGTCTTACACTGCTTCTGAATTCGTGGCCTTGCTTGATTCCTTAGTTGAAAAGTACCCAATCATCTCCATCGAAGACCCATTGGACGAAAACGAATGGGAAGACTGGAAGGTTGCTACTGCTGAATTAGGTAAGAAAGTGCAAATCGTGGGAGACGACCTCTTCGTAACGAACACTGAATACCTTGAAAAGGGAATTAAGATGCACGTGGCTAACTCGATCTTGATCAAGTTAAACCAAATTGGAACCTTAACTGAAACGGTTAACGCCGTTAACATGGCTAAGGAAGCCGGCTACACGGCCATCATTTCCCACCGTTCTGGTGAAACGGAAGACACCACGATTGCTGACTTAGTTGTTGCCTTAAACGCTGGTCAAATCAAGACTGGTTCCATGAGCCGGGGCGAACGGATTGCCAAGTACAACCAATTGATGAGAATCGAAGACCAATTAGGTTCAGTTGCTCAATACAAAGGAATTCACTCCTTCTACAACTTGGACTACGATGCTCGCGAAAACATCATCAACAAGTAA